The following proteins are encoded in a genomic region of Corythoichthys intestinalis isolate RoL2023-P3 chromosome 5, ASM3026506v1, whole genome shotgun sequence:
- the rpgrip1 gene encoding protein fantom, giving the protein MSPMVDETAGDLPVRDVGLMRGGLMPTLPDSISEVKPWKKHHIMISKDPQRLFRLPREHLEDLCLHVQEENVVLRKHSRAQEQKMRRMSTRLMRLRQTCPSSGSAKEKDMEDTLQELETRVATLESQKAALHNKLSLAKQQILDLGSRTPYKFSKGKSTEVEVGVRRATHTAPPRYCPTMEDNKVVTDKFVGEQMRVMELELTARTLRDTLRDKEKEIEGTVREMKRQQAERHRINIRENVDVICLQKQLSEKSASLRVTQEKLADLQQAYENQLEESQRSLRESQTLLLEKVEELNEQLKQERDRALKLEAQSMSVNLPLQNLNELQDRIRDLEGERDRIKENYDSLLESTFTNYSNRDSHIDKHRDVDEEPENEVCKKDSNILARTLENEREAKGRLETEMEKLIKEKEMLEEHHNDKLHHLEEEVLQYKEQISCLQTRLDSVTKEFDLTDEELSETLLQIKAFRMQQENREGLRFLGPDGENGHPELTKIQASHAETVLELQKTRRLLLLEHHISKDLQGELDTVKKRLELERQEVMKSVAEKNKVLSKRALQINTLQAQLKALAYSKKNHKGTMPIQYTWPAGNQEVAQPFEDDISCAPLRLGESLLELHIKVATFTPGGLQNMDNFQVGQAEDIVTFCTYSLLDFEVHSTPLVAGSQPNYDFNSHYALTAHDLARLRVQGSRVRVELHQALGGVRFVTHGSGHLSLIGAMDRIGERTNGCVNITGPEGEIVGVVDFWVRLFPPAEPKEGILARDSEGIAATKTIPTHLTLGWGEGDHTQELYDYGSGVPNEVLLLLEHCEGLSGRWPGLLPDAYLTYRLYDLQPHVSKTIRGTADPIFHDTASYPLAVTADVLRYLRSSSLWVYVFDESDDQIPPAYLAKTPIPLRALSTGKEITGDYVLRDPAGGPRGKVRVLIKWKYPFQPLADAMGNRERRRDEEKVSQRPIAKPRVKTQQLLAGEPKTRQKNAKAYPTSDYMKTVTTKRSDERSAGLYGKGPPIRSSESQTKSSENSSRESLLRKSSATKAATHSIPSVDVVSVDEVEELEEEKKEDGSKSGIEEPSESSDTSTSDLLIIPSKRKTRTGNKLRVEILSLTFEPSSCVALDNSVQRVYVEYRLLGVPMETTETPMSLRKPTKGEEIHYNFTRVIYVDGSLSAPLRQYLYTMLEGSDPNKRWLKFTIVSEPMDDSEECADVGYAFLDLQELLLTGNDVFEQQIAIVRVDEDQEVIGFLKVSLEAATALSCIYKEFHLPDDTEDDSENEEEEEEEEEEQQT; this is encoded by the exons ATGTCGCCCATGGTGGATGAAACTGCGGGGGATCTCCCAGTCCGAGATGTGGGTCTCATGAGGGGTGGACTTATGCCCACTCTTCCAG ATTCCATAAGTGAAGTGAAGCCATGGAAGAAGCATCACATCAtgatttcaaaag ATCCTCAACGGCTATTTCGCCTCCCCAGGGAGCACTTGGAGGATCTTTGCCTCCACGTGCAAGAAGAGAACGTTGTGCTGAGAAAGCACTCACGAGCGCAGGAGCAGAAGATGCGCAG GATGTCCACCAGACTAATGCGTCTGCGTCAGACTTGCCCAAGCTCTGGCAGTGCCAAGGAAAAGGACATGGAGGACACGTTGCAGGAACTGGAAACCCGCGTAGCCACGCTGGAGAGCCAGAAAGCTGCTTTACACAACAAACTGAGCCTGGCCAAGCAACAAATTTTGGACCTAGGGTCTCGCACTCCTTATAAATTCAGCAAAG GTAAAAGTACAGAAGTAGAAGTGGGAGTCAGAAGAGCAACCCACACAGCCCCACCCCGCTACTGTCCCACAATGGAAGACAACAAAGTAGTCACGGACAAATT TGTGGGCGAGCAGATGAGGGTGATGGAGCTCGAGCTGACCGCCCGGACACTCCGGGACACACTCCgagataaagaaaaagaaatagaGGGAACTGTGAGAGAGATGAAAAGGCAACAGGCAGAAAGGCACAG GATAAACATCAGAGAGAACGTGGATGTGATCTGTCTACAAAAGCAGCTATCGGAGAAGAGCGCCAGTCTGAGGGTCACACAGGAGAAGCTTGCTGATCTGCAACAG gccTATGAGAATCAGCTGGAGGAG AGTCAGAGGTCCCTGAGGGAAAGTCAGACTCTTCTTCTGGAGAAAGTGGAAGAACTGAATGAGCAGCTGAAGCAGGAAAGGGACAGAGCACTCAAACTGGAGGCTCAGTCTATGAGCGTCAACCTGCCTTTACAAAACCTGAATGAG CTACAAGATCGCATAAGAGACCTGGAGGGAGAGAGGGATCGGATAAAAGAAAACTATGACTCCCTGCTTGAGAG CACTTTCACCAATTACAGCAACCGTGACAGCCACATTGACAAACACAGGGACGTGGACGAGGAGCCAGAGAACGAAGTCTGCAAGAAGGACAGCAACATTTTGGCAAGGACGCTGGAAAATGAGAGAGAAGCGAAAGGCAGACTGGAAACAGAGATGGAGAAGCTCATAAAAGAGAAGGAAATGCTGGAGGAGCATCACAATG aCAAACTGCACCATCTGGAAGAGGAGGTTCTGCAGTACAAAGAACAGATATCATGCCTGCAGACCAGACTGGACTCTGTCACCAAG GAGTTCGACCTGACCGATGAAGAACTCAGTGAAACACTTTTACAGATTAAG GCGTTCCGAATGCAGCAGGAGAACAGGGAGGGTTTACGTTTCCTTGGGCCTGACGGTGAGAATGGGCACCCCGAACTGACAAAAATCCAGGCATCGCATGCTGAGACCGTGTTGGAGTTGCAGAAAACTAGGAGACTTCTTTTACTGGAGCACCACATTAGTAAAGACCTACAG GGGGAGTTGGATACTGTCAAAAAAAGACTGGAACTAGAAAGGCAGGAAGTGATGAAGTCagtggcagaaaaaaacaaagttttaTCTAAAAGAGCGCTCCAGATCAACACTTTACAAG CCCAATTGAAGGCCCTTGCTTATAGTAAGAAAAACCACAAAGGAACAATGCCAATACAGTACACGTGGCCAGCGGGAAACCAGGAAGTAGCCCAGCCCTTTGAGGATGACATTTCATGCGCTCCACTGAGGCTTGGTGAATCCCTATTGGAACTCCACATTAAA GTTGCCACTTTTACCCCAGGTGGCCTTCAGAATATGGACAATTTTCAAGTAGGCCAAGCTGAAGACATAGTGACCTTTTGTACCTACAGCCTTTTAGACTTTGAAGTTCACTCCACGCCTCTGGTTGCGGGAAGCCAACCCAACTATGACTTCAACTCCCACTACGCTTTGACAGCCCACGATTTGGCCAGGCTTCGGGTCCAAGGCTCAAGGGTCAGAGTGGAGCTCCACCAGGCATTGGGAGGTGTTCGCTTTGTGACACATGGAAGTGGCCACTTGTCCCTCATCGGTGCCATGGACAGGATAGGGGAGCGCACAAATGGCTGTGTCAACatcacag GCCCTGAGGGAGAAATAGTTGGTGTTGTGGATTTCTGGGTGCGCTTGTTCCCGCCTGCTGAGCCCAAAGAGGGCATTTTGGCAAGAGACAGCGAGGGTATTGCTGCGACAAAGACCATACCGACTCACCTCACACTGGGCTGGGGCGAAGGCGATCACACA caaGAATTGTACGACTATGGCAGTGGAGTCCCCAATGAGGTGCTTCTGTTACTGGAGCACTGTGAAGGCCTCAGTGGGCGATGGCCGGGGTTACTTCCGGATGCATACCTGACCTACAGGCTCTACGATTTGCAGCCACACGTGTCCAAAACCATCCGCGGAACTGCAGACCCAATATTCCATGACACTGCCAGTTATCCACTTGCAGTCACTGCAGATGTGTTGCGCTACCTGCG GTCAAGCAGTCTTTGGGTGTATGTGTTTGATGAGAGCGATGACCAGATCCCACCGGCCTACCTGGCTAAAACACCCATCCCACTGAGAGCACTTTCGACAGGCAAGGAGATCACAG GCGATTATGTGCTGCGCGATCCAGCAGGGGGTCCTCGGGGGAAGGTAAGAGTGCTGATTAAATGGAAATACCCATTTCAACCACTAGCAGATGCAATGGGAAACAGAGAGAGGAGGCGAGACGAAGAAAAAGTGTCACAGAGGCCGATAGCGAAGCCCAGAGTCAAG ACACAGCAACTTTTGGCAGGAGAGCCCAAAACAAGACAGAAGAACGCAAAAGCTTAT CCCACATCCGACTACATGAAAACAGTCACAACCAAAAGATCCGACGAAAGGTCAGCTGGCCTTTACGGCAAGGGACCCCCTATTAGGTCTTCTGAGTCACAAACAAA ATCTTCAGAGAACTCTTCCAGAGAATCACTGCTGAGAAAAAGCTCTGCTACTAAGGCTGCTACTCAC agcattcCTTCTGTGGATGTGGTGTCAGTGGATGAAGTGGAGGAGCTGGAGGAGGAGAAAAAAGAGGATGGGAGCAAAAGTG GTATTGAAGAACCGTCAGAGTCTTCAGATACCTCAACAAGCGACCTCCTCATCATTCCATCCAAACGAAAGACAAGAACG GGCAATAAACTGAGAGTGGAGATCCTGTCCTTGACATTTGAACCCTCCTCTTGTGTGGCGCTGGATAACTCGGTACAGCGCGTATACGTGGAATATCGGCTGCTTGGTGTCCCCATGGAGACCACCGAAACGCCAATGTCCCTCCGCAAACCTACGAAAGGGGAAGAGATACACTACAACTTCACACGAG TCATCTACGTGGATGGTTCACTGTCAGCTCCACTTAGACAGTATCTGTACACCATGTTGGAGGGCAGCGACCCTAACAAGCGCTG